In Zingiber officinale cultivar Zhangliang chromosome 8B, Zo_v1.1, whole genome shotgun sequence, a single genomic region encodes these proteins:
- the LOC122014230 gene encoding laccase-7-like translates to MDDQLIKGNKSIEAMSRQLTLVLVSLLCVALAADAAVVERIFHVKNLTISRLCERRVITAVNGSLPGPTLKVSEGDTVVIHVINDSPYNITIHWHGIFQKRSAWADGPNMITQCPIVPGNKYVYKFNVTEQEGTLWWHAHASSLRATVYGALVIRPRNASYPFPKPYREVPILLGEWWNANVVDVETQAFLSGGSLSNVSDAFTINGRPGHLYKCSKNHAYELEVVAGETYLLRIINSAVNNQLFFKIASHSFTVVAVDASYTKPYDTDVVVIAPGQTVDALMTADAPPSSYYMAARAYASAGLDGPPFDNTTTTAIVRYANSSNRPLRPSMPSMPAFDDTRTAHRFYTNLTGLLRPETPAVPLHVDERMFVAFGLGVSPCEPSQVMCNRSRGAITASMNNVSFQFPASISLLEAHYNGLDDGAVYTSDFPDNPPVMFDFTDAKLNTDPTLTALLYTEKGTRVKKVKYGATVEVVLQNTAMIGAENHPLHLHGFNFFVLAQGFGNYNNATAARDSYNLVDPQVRNTIAVPLRGWAVIRFVANNPGVWIMHCHLEQHLPLGLAMAFEVEDGTTPESVLPPPPSDFPTC, encoded by the exons ATGGATGATCAGTTAATCAAAGGCAACAAGTCAATTGAGGCCATGAGCAGACAACTGACTCTTGTACTCGTTTCTCTTCTCTGCGTTGCACTCGCAGCAGATGCAGCCGTGGTGGAGCGCATCTTCCAT GTGAAGAACTTGACGATCAGCCGGCTGTGCGAGAGAAGGGTCATCACTGCGGTGAACGGCAGCTTACCAGGTCCCACTCTTAAGGTTTCTGAAGGTGACACCGTAGTTATTCATGTCATCAACGACTCCCCCTACAACATAACCATTCACTG GCATGGGATATTTCAGAAGCGAAGTGCGTGGGCGGACGGACCGAACATGATAACGCAGTGTCCCATCGTCCCCGGAAACAAATACGTGTACAAATTCAACGTGACCGAGCAGGAAGGCACGCTGTGGTGGCATGCACATGCCTCCTCTCTCCGCGCCACCGTCTACGGTGCGCTCGTCATCCGACCACGGAACGCCTCTTACCCCTTCCCCAAACCCTACCGAGAAGTCCCCATTTTGCTCGGCGAGTGGTGGAATGCCAACGTGGTGGACGTCGAAACGCAGGCTTTCCTCTCCGGTGGCAGTCTGAGCAACGTCTCCGATGCGTTCACTATCAACGGGAGGCCAGGTCACCTGTACAAGTGTTCTAAAAATC ACGCCTACGAGCTTGAAGTCGTCGCCGGCGAGACGTACCTACTTCGCATCATCAACTCTGCAGTCAATAATCAGCTTTTCTTCAAGATCGCAAGCCACAGCTTCACCGTCGTCGCCGTCGATGCCAGTTACACCAAGCCCTACGACACCGACGTGGTGGTCATAGCCCCCGGCCAGACTGTGGACGCCTTGATGACCGCCGATGCTCCTCCCTCGAGCTACTACATGGCCGCCCGAGCATATGCCAGTGCCGGCCTAGACGGCCCTCCGTTCGACAACACCACCACCACCGCTATTGTCCGTTATGCCAACTCCAGCAACCGGCCTTTACGTCCTTCGATGCCCAGCATGCCGGCGTTCGATGACACACGGACGGCGCATCGGTTCTACACCAACTTAACCGGCCTTCTACGTCCGGAGACGCCCGCCGTACCTCTCCACGTCGACGAGCGCATGTTCGTCGCCTTCGGTTTGGGGGTCAGCCCGTGCGAGCCGAGCCAAGTGATGTGCAACCGGAGTAGAGGTGCCATCACAGCCAGCATGAACAACGTCTCCTTCCAATTCCCCGCCTCCATATCGTTACTGGAAGCTCACTACAACGGCCTCGACGACGGAGCTGTCTATACGTCTGATTTCCCGGATAATCCTCCGGTGATGTTTGACTTCACCGACGCGAAGCTCAACACCGACCCGACCTTGACCGCGCTTCTGTACACGGAGAAGGGGACGAGGGTGAAGAAAGTGAAGTACGGCGCGACAGTGGAGGTGGTGCTGCAGAACACGGCGATGATTGGCGCGGAGAACCACCCGCTGCACCTTCACGGGTTCAACTTCTTCGTGCTCGCGCAGGGCTTTGGAAACTACAATAATGCGACGGCGGCGCGGGACAGCTACAACTTGGTAGACCCGCAAGTGAGGAACACCATTGCCGTGCCGTTGAGGGGATGGGCCGTCATCAGGTTTGTGGCCAACAATCCAG GAGTGTGGATTATGCACTGCCATCTGGAGCAACATTTGCCGCTAGGGTTAGCGATGGCGTTTGAGGTAGAGGATGGAACGACGCCGGAATCGGTTCTTCCTCCGCCTCCTTCGGATTTCCCGACGTGCTAG